A window from Neobacillus sp. PS3-40 encodes these proteins:
- a CDS encoding FxsA family protein, with the protein MRYLFLLIILVPAADIGLLLFSGKTLGVIPTVTFIILTGVIGAYFAKKQGLQTIRKAQEQLRFGEIPGEAILDGICILVGATLLITPGFITDFLGFLLLFPFTRRFFKLIMKSSFRRRINRGNIKIIK; encoded by the coding sequence ATGCGGTATCTATTTTTATTAATTATCCTAGTACCAGCAGCAGATATTGGTCTTTTACTTTTTTCTGGAAAGACTCTTGGGGTAATTCCGACAGTGACTTTCATTATCCTAACGGGAGTTATTGGCGCTTATTTCGCCAAAAAACAAGGGCTACAAACAATACGGAAAGCACAAGAACAGTTACGCTTTGGAGAAATACCAGGCGAAGCTATTTTGGATGGGATCTGTATATTAGTTGGAGCAACTCTCCTTATCACACCAGGATTCATTACAGATTTTCTCGGATTCCTTTTACTTTTTCCATTCACAAGGAGGTTCTTCAAGTTAATAATGAAAAGCTCTTTCCGAAGAAGGATTAATCGAGGAAATATAAAAATAATAAAATAA
- the ytvI gene encoding sporulation integral membrane protein YtvI — protein sequence MNLTYLNRTLRFLFVIGIIFFSILSFFYLSKVTYPFLIGLLIAFLINPLVNIFEKKGRMPRALAVFLGLIIIFAFFAGLITLLITEIVSGASYLAKVVPKNLDILIMYVEKIIAGQIIPFYNHITSIFNKLEAGQQDTIMTNIQNVGKKVGTTAGTFIQNLFGNIPHIISWIPNAATVLIFSLLATFFISKDWYRLAEFGNKVLPDKAKVSGRNVFIDLKKALFGFLRAQLTLISITTVIILIGLLILRVDYAITIALVTGAVDIIPYLGTGIVFVPWIIYESIGGDMGLAIGLGVLYLIVLVQRQVMEPKILSSSIGLDPLATLIALFVGFKVIGFLGLIIGPVTLVVISTLHRANVFRDLWIYIKGKEV from the coding sequence TTGAATCTTACATACTTAAATCGAACACTGAGATTCCTTTTTGTAATCGGTATTATATTTTTTTCTATCTTATCCTTTTTTTATTTATCTAAAGTAACCTATCCCTTTTTAATTGGGCTGTTGATTGCCTTTTTAATAAATCCACTCGTCAACATCTTTGAAAAAAAAGGGAGAATGCCTCGAGCTCTTGCTGTATTTTTAGGTCTTATCATTATTTTTGCTTTTTTTGCAGGATTAATTACTCTCCTTATTACTGAAATTGTTTCAGGAGCAAGCTATTTAGCAAAGGTAGTACCTAAAAATCTTGATATTTTAATTATGTATGTAGAGAAAATTATTGCTGGTCAAATCATACCCTTCTATAATCATATAACGAGTATTTTTAATAAGCTTGAGGCTGGCCAGCAAGATACGATCATGACAAACATTCAAAATGTCGGGAAAAAAGTCGGAACTACCGCTGGAACATTTATACAGAATCTTTTTGGGAATATTCCTCATATTATATCTTGGATTCCTAATGCTGCAACTGTTTTGATCTTTTCATTACTTGCTACGTTTTTTATTAGTAAGGATTGGTATAGACTTGCAGAATTCGGTAACAAGGTGTTACCTGATAAAGCAAAAGTAAGCGGTCGAAATGTATTTATTGATTTAAAAAAAGCTTTATTCGGGTTTTTAAGGGCCCAATTAACTCTCATTTCAATTACCACTGTTATTATATTAATCGGATTGCTAATCCTCCGGGTTGATTATGCAATCACCATTGCACTTGTTACAGGGGCTGTTGATATTATTCCGTATCTTGGAACCGGAATTGTTTTTGTTCCGTGGATCATTTATGAATCAATTGGCGGTGATATGGGGCTTGCAATCGGTTTAGGAGTACTTTATCTCATCGTACTGGTCCAAAGGCAGGTTATGGAGCCAAAAATTCTTTCCTCAAGCATCGGGCTTGATCCACTTGCTACCTTAATCGCTTTGTTTGTAGGCTTTAAAGTAATTGGATTTTTAGGCTTAATCATTGGGCCTGTTACCCTTGTCGTAATAAGTACGCTTCACCGTGCTAACGTATTTCGGGATCTTTGGATTTATATAAAAGGAAAAGAAGTTTAA